A stretch of Natronobacterium texcoconense DNA encodes these proteins:
- a CDS encoding dodecin, which translates to MVFKKITLIGTSSESFDAAADDAIDRAEDTLQNVHWVEVDELGVEVATADDRQYQAEVTVAFELEE; encoded by the coding sequence ATGGTATTCAAGAAGATCACCCTGATCGGTACCAGCTCGGAAAGCTTCGACGCGGCAGCGGACGACGCCATCGACCGCGCCGAGGACACCCTTCAGAACGTCCACTGGGTAGAGGTCGACGAACTCGGCGTCGAAGTCGCGACCGCCGACGACCGACAGTACCAGGCAGAAGTCACCGTCGCCTTCGAACTCGAGGAGTAA
- a CDS encoding HesB/IscA family protein, whose amino-acid sequence MSTDSMDGGQAETRPEIEVTENAAEQALSLLESEGLDENEAGLRLFVQQGGCAGLSYGMRFDDAPDEDDTIYEHHDLRVFVDPASLKYIEGSVLDYESGLQAEGFHVENPNVVSECGCGESFRT is encoded by the coding sequence ATGAGCACGGACAGCATGGACGGCGGGCAGGCGGAGACGCGCCCCGAGATCGAGGTAACCGAGAACGCGGCCGAGCAAGCCCTCTCCCTGCTCGAGAGCGAAGGACTGGACGAGAACGAGGCGGGGCTTCGCCTCTTCGTCCAGCAAGGCGGGTGTGCGGGTCTCTCCTACGGCATGCGGTTCGACGACGCGCCAGACGAGGACGACACGATCTACGAACACCACGACCTGCGCGTGTTCGTCGATCCGGCGAGCCTGAAGTACATCGAGGGCAGCGTCCTCGACTACGAGAGTGGCCTGCAGGCAGAGGGGTTCCACGTCGAGAACCCGAACGTCGTCAGTGAGTGTGGCTGTGGCGAGTCGTTCCGGACGTAA
- a CDS encoding universal stress protein yields MYDDVLVPTDGSDTVSETLEHALPIAADNDATVHVLYVVDSRITAAADDNADDLETTLERDGSEAIEEVRDRASAQGLETTAEIRKGTPAKTILDYADEEGIDLIVIGTRGKSPREKVVSLGSVSERVVDNASIPVFVVRDTDSSD; encoded by the coding sequence ATGTACGACGACGTCCTCGTCCCGACCGACGGCAGCGACACCGTTTCCGAGACGCTCGAACACGCCCTCCCGATTGCAGCCGACAACGACGCGACAGTCCACGTACTGTACGTCGTCGACAGTCGCATCACCGCCGCGGCCGACGACAACGCCGACGACCTCGAGACGACACTCGAACGGGACGGATCGGAAGCGATCGAGGAAGTACGGGACCGGGCGTCTGCCCAGGGTCTCGAGACGACCGCCGAGATACGAAAGGGGACGCCCGCGAAGACGATTCTCGATTACGCCGACGAAGAAGGAATCGACCTGATCGTCATCGGAACTCGCGGGAAGAGTCCACGGGAGAAGGTCGTTTCACTGGGGAGTGTCTCCGAGCGCGTGGTCGACAACGCTTCGATTCCCGTGTTCGTCGTTCGCGACACCGATAGTAGCGACTGA
- a CDS encoding DUF5816 domain-containing protein: MRSTVTEDGETVYVSETEGDRGSKGPFLVAYESQDSDRRYGWFCTNCESLDNAMDTMGRIRCNQCENFRKPTEWDAAHE; encoded by the coding sequence ATGCGATCGACCGTGACCGAGGATGGAGAGACGGTCTACGTGTCCGAGACCGAAGGCGACAGGGGTTCGAAGGGGCCGTTTCTCGTCGCGTACGAGTCCCAGGACAGCGACCGTCGGTACGGCTGGTTCTGCACGAACTGCGAGAGTCTGGACAACGCGATGGACACGATGGGCCGTATCAGGTGCAACCAGTGTGAGAACTTCCGGAAGCCGACCGAGTGGGACGCCGCTCACGAGTGA
- a CDS encoding methyl-accepting chemotaxis protein, with amino-acid sequence MSKLLERVFSVRSDDDGSSESDPVGSDSDDRSAGRDDEDERGSSEPVETDDEQGSEETVTVDGGTVVETGDEPAETEEEDESTVAESATESTVSTDDESAAETDETLGDRDAQSEELNIATDALLDTLPQPAFLVDTDHRIIGWNQELEALTGVDREEVLGETATESFFRDHRTTTLADEVVENPRDAHRGTDAEKSGRDQRAYEIERELTNAAGETVHVHSVATPIYQQEQFQGVVQLVQDNTEVIRRREAMTDLVSEVTETGRALNGGDLSARVEFTDDHDVLEEEVHQITGTINEIGDHVETTIHGIADEIEELSEEARTIASAADEVDDQVSEQTDSIGTIVQEISDLSATMEEVAASSDQVSAAAEQAQAAAEDGVEVSQEAREEMNAVREASDELTETVDQLETRMDEIDEVIEVISDIADQTNLLALNANIEAAQAGEDGDGFAVVANEVQSLASETKEHTQEISSRVEQLQNRTDETVAVTERTNDRLETAGEQVDTAIENLQEIADAVDEAAQGIEQIAEANDDQAASVEEVAAEADGVAADADRIEERISEVTERTAAQRDAIDEMVEHVEEVTDGDAVDRSQ; translated from the coding sequence ATGAGCAAGTTACTCGAACGTGTTTTCTCGGTCCGGAGTGACGACGATGGGTCCAGTGAGTCGGATCCGGTCGGGAGCGACAGTGACGATCGGTCGGCGGGCCGTGACGACGAAGACGAACGGGGGTCGTCGGAACCGGTCGAGACGGACGACGAACAGGGTTCCGAGGAGACCGTGACCGTCGACGGTGGAACGGTCGTAGAGACTGGGGACGAGCCGGCAGAGACGGAGGAAGAGGACGAGTCGACGGTCGCGGAGTCGGCAACCGAATCGACGGTTTCGACCGACGACGAATCGGCAGCCGAGACGGACGAAACGCTCGGTGACCGGGACGCTCAAAGCGAGGAACTGAACATCGCGACCGACGCCCTGCTCGATACGCTCCCACAGCCAGCGTTTCTCGTCGACACGGACCACCGGATTATCGGCTGGAACCAGGAACTCGAGGCACTGACCGGCGTCGACCGCGAGGAGGTTCTCGGCGAGACGGCCACCGAATCGTTCTTCCGGGATCATCGGACCACGACGCTGGCCGACGAGGTCGTCGAGAATCCGCGAGACGCACATCGGGGGACGGACGCCGAGAAGTCCGGCCGCGACCAGCGTGCCTACGAGATCGAACGCGAACTGACGAACGCGGCCGGCGAAACGGTTCACGTCCACTCCGTCGCGACGCCGATCTATCAGCAGGAGCAGTTCCAGGGTGTCGTCCAGCTCGTCCAGGACAATACGGAAGTCATTCGTCGTCGCGAGGCGATGACGGATCTCGTCTCGGAGGTGACCGAAACAGGACGTGCGCTCAACGGCGGCGATCTCTCGGCGCGGGTCGAGTTTACGGACGATCACGACGTCCTCGAGGAGGAGGTCCACCAGATCACCGGGACGATAAACGAGATCGGCGACCACGTCGAGACCACGATACACGGCATTGCCGACGAGATCGAGGAGCTTTCGGAAGAAGCGAGGACGATCGCATCCGCTGCCGATGAGGTCGACGATCAGGTGAGCGAACAGACCGACTCGATCGGAACGATCGTTCAGGAGATCAGTGACCTCAGCGCGACGATGGAGGAGGTCGCTGCAAGCTCCGATCAGGTGTCGGCCGCCGCTGAACAGGCACAGGCCGCTGCCGAGGACGGCGTCGAGGTCAGCCAGGAGGCACGCGAGGAGATGAACGCTGTCCGCGAGGCGTCCGACGAACTCACCGAGACGGTCGACCAGCTCGAAACGCGGATGGACGAGATCGACGAGGTCATCGAGGTCATCAGCGATATCGCCGACCAGACGAACCTGCTGGCGTTGAACGCGAACATCGAGGCGGCCCAGGCCGGCGAGGACGGCGACGGGTTCGCGGTCGTCGCAAACGAGGTCCAGTCGCTTGCCAGCGAGACGAAAGAACACACCCAGGAGATTTCCTCGAGAGTCGAGCAACTTCAGAACCGGACGGACGAGACCGTCGCCGTGACCGAACGGACGAACGATCGCCTCGAGACTGCGGGCGAACAGGTCGATACGGCCATCGAGAACCTCCAGGAGATCGCGGACGCCGTCGACGAGGCTGCCCAGGGGATCGAGCAGATCGCGGAGGCGAACGACGACCAGGCCGCGTCGGTCGAGGAGGTGGCGGCGGAAGCCGACGGCGTCGCCGCCGACGCAGACAGGATCGAAGAGCGGATCAGCGAGGTCACCGAGCGGACGGCCGCCCAGCGGGATGCCATCGACGAGATGGTCGAGCACGTCGAGGAGGTCACCGACGGAGACGCCGTCGACCGATCGCAGTAG
- a CDS encoding pyridoxal-phosphate-dependent aminotransferase family protein: MPGSDDPIDVSEISELTPPDRTLMGPGPSDVHPRVLRAMSTPLVGHLDPSFVEIMNEVQELLRYTFRTDNQWTIPVSGTGSAAMEAAIGNVVEPGDTMLVPTNGYFGGRMASMARRAGGEVVEVDAPWGEPLEPADVSDALAEHDPDVFGFVHAETSTGVLQPNVEELTAAAHDHDALVIADTVTSLGGVELRVDEWDIDVAYSGPQKCLSCPPGASPLTLSDEAMEKVLSRDEDPRSWYLDLSLLEGYWGDERSYHHTAPITNVYAIREALRLVAEEGIEERWERHERLAGALKAGVEAMGLEMNAPDDYWLPSLNAVRVPDGIDDGEVCDALIEQYDLEIASGLGDLDGEIFRIGCMGHSARPENVIFVVTALGDVLESMGADVDPGAGVTATRRALE; the protein is encoded by the coding sequence ATGCCAGGTAGTGACGATCCGATCGACGTGTCGGAGATCAGTGAACTGACGCCGCCGGACCGGACGCTGATGGGGCCGGGACCGAGCGACGTTCATCCGCGCGTGCTTCGAGCGATGAGTACGCCGCTCGTGGGTCATCTCGATCCCTCGTTCGTCGAGATCATGAACGAGGTCCAGGAGCTTTTGCGCTACACGTTCAGGACCGACAACCAGTGGACGATTCCGGTCTCGGGGACCGGATCGGCCGCGATGGAGGCCGCGATCGGGAACGTCGTCGAACCGGGCGATACGATGCTCGTCCCGACGAACGGCTACTTCGGCGGCCGCATGGCGTCGATGGCTCGCAGGGCCGGCGGCGAGGTCGTCGAGGTCGACGCACCGTGGGGCGAACCGCTCGAGCCGGCCGACGTCTCGGACGCGCTCGCCGAACACGATCCGGACGTCTTCGGGTTCGTCCACGCCGAGACGAGTACCGGCGTGCTCCAGCCGAACGTGGAGGAACTCACCGCGGCGGCCCACGACCACGACGCGCTGGTGATCGCCGACACCGTCACCTCTCTCGGTGGCGTCGAACTCCGGGTCGACGAGTGGGACATCGACGTCGCCTACTCCGGACCACAGAAGTGTCTCTCCTGTCCGCCGGGTGCGAGCCCGCTGACGCTTTCCGACGAGGCGATGGAGAAAGTCCTCTCCCGGGACGAGGACCCGCGCTCGTGGTATCTCGACCTCTCCCTGCTCGAGGGTTACTGGGGTGACGAGCGATCCTACCACCACACCGCGCCGATCACGAACGTCTACGCGATCCGTGAGGCGCTGCGGCTGGTCGCCGAGGAAGGCATCGAAGAGCGCTGGGAGCGCCACGAACGCCTCGCCGGCGCGCTAAAGGCAGGCGTCGAGGCGATGGGACTCGAGATGAACGCGCCCGACGACTACTGGCTGCCGAGCCTGAACGCCGTCCGCGTCCCCGACGGCATCGACGACGGCGAGGTCTGTGACGCGCTGATCGAACAGTACGATCTCGAAATCGCGAGCGGTCTGGGCGATCTGGACGGCGAGATCTTCCGGATCGGCTGCATGGGCCACTCCGCGCGACCGGAGAACGTGATCTTCGTGGTGACGGCGCTGGGGGACGTCCTCGAGTCGATGGGTGCGGACGTCGATCCGGGCGCTGGCGTGACAGCGACGCGTCGCGCGCTCGAATAA
- a CDS encoding DUF7116 family protein → MRLVEQARSIFAELGYSVEGDGPEFRAERAWKVVHVNTVLENDELPTSTNGEFHCFVAQPDDADDLEERLTSTDPSYEWAIIVVDGDDYQVERAPPGPRVTA, encoded by the coding sequence ATGCGACTCGTCGAGCAGGCCAGGTCGATTTTCGCAGAGCTTGGATACAGCGTCGAAGGCGACGGACCGGAGTTCCGAGCCGAACGAGCGTGGAAAGTCGTCCACGTAAACACCGTCCTCGAGAACGACGAACTTCCAACCTCGACAAACGGAGAGTTCCACTGTTTCGTCGCACAACCCGACGACGCAGACGATCTCGAGGAACGGCTCACGAGTACCGACCCCAGCTACGAGTGGGCGATCATCGTCGTCGACGGAGACGACTATCAGGTCGAACGTGCCCCGCCAGGACCGCGAGTAACCGCGTAG
- a CDS encoding mechanosensitive ion channel family protein codes for MYGVLQDETATGADPEETLPIGFPEPDEIGLALLVLVIGWVLSKLVVRLVGRTVAQRIERPSVTRAVLRGIRASVLFVALAVVASILGVSEENIFLSVGVISAVIAVVLAPLVGSLINGFFVLADRPYEIGDMIEIVDEGHRGFVEDITIRYTKIFTLENTFIVIPNSEIQQRDVVNYSAEDERTRISIRFEITYESDLEAATKHAQRAARNVDDVITGGPDIRIGSARYAAAPVCTVDEYADDGIALVLYFWIKHPYKQSLAKSRVQRAIGNRFADADVEFAYPRRHHVFDETSGVARMAVDGREPDRGPSLESEPRRPRADGETNGSIGASTGEESTESGE; via the coding sequence ATGTACGGGGTGCTCCAGGACGAGACGGCCACGGGCGCAGATCCGGAGGAGACGCTCCCGATAGGGTTCCCCGAACCCGACGAGATCGGACTCGCTCTCCTCGTCCTCGTGATCGGCTGGGTCCTCTCGAAACTCGTCGTTCGTCTGGTCGGTCGCACGGTTGCCCAGCGGATCGAGCGGCCGAGCGTCACCAGGGCGGTCCTGCGAGGAATTCGAGCGTCAGTGTTGTTCGTCGCACTCGCCGTCGTCGCCAGCATCCTCGGAGTCAGCGAAGAGAACATCTTCCTCTCGGTGGGTGTCATTTCGGCAGTCATCGCCGTCGTCCTCGCGCCGCTGGTCGGGAGCCTGATCAACGGCTTCTTCGTCCTCGCGGATCGGCCCTACGAGATCGGCGACATGATCGAGATCGTCGACGAAGGCCACCGTGGGTTCGTCGAGGACATCACGATCCGCTACACCAAGATATTCACCCTCGAGAACACGTTCATCGTCATTCCGAACTCCGAAATTCAACAGCGAGACGTCGTCAACTACTCCGCCGAGGACGAACGAACGCGCATCTCGATCAGGTTCGAGATCACCTACGAGAGCGACCTCGAGGCCGCCACGAAACACGCCCAACGAGCGGCGCGCAACGTCGACGACGTCATCACTGGCGGTCCGGACATACGAATCGGAAGTGCACGGTACGCCGCAGCGCCGGTGTGTACCGTCGACGAGTACGCCGACGACGGTATCGCGCTCGTGCTGTACTTCTGGATCAAACATCCCTACAAACAGTCACTCGCCAAGTCCAGGGTCCAGCGGGCGATCGGGAACCGGTTTGCGGACGCAGACGTCGAGTTCGCCTATCCACGTCGCCACCACGTCTTCGACGAAACCAGTGGCGTCGCACGGATGGCTGTCGACGGTCGCGAACCGGATCGAGGCCCATCGCTCGAGTCGGAACCGAGGCGACCGCGAGCAGACGGGGAAACGAACGGATCGATCGGGGCGAGTACGGGCGAGGAGTCGACCGAGAGCGGCGAATGA
- a CDS encoding universal stress protein has product MALVVVPVRYPLTKRSRRTLERAIEVAQERDAALTVLHVDLYQNGKKVTRIDLKTAVERSFGPIENTRYVVRTGFLVEESILDEVAAEDADVVVIGNQSASRLRRVFRRFTSNPDIDRFLREHLDCEVITVNGGSAAASYSSD; this is encoded by the coding sequence ATGGCGCTGGTCGTGGTTCCCGTTCGGTACCCGTTGACGAAACGCTCCCGCAGAACACTCGAGCGGGCGATCGAAGTCGCCCAGGAGCGGGACGCGGCGTTGACGGTCTTGCACGTCGATCTCTACCAGAACGGGAAGAAAGTGACGCGAATCGATCTCAAAACCGCCGTCGAGCGGTCGTTCGGTCCGATCGAGAACACCCGTTACGTGGTTCGAACCGGCTTCCTCGTCGAAGAGAGCATTCTGGACGAAGTCGCGGCGGAAGACGCGGACGTCGTCGTGATCGGCAACCAGAGCGCGAGCCGACTTCGTCGCGTATTCCGGCGGTTCACGAGCAATCCCGACATCGACCGGTTCCTGCGAGAACACCTCGACTGCGAGGTGATCACGGTCAATGGCGGGAGCGCCGCTGCGAGCTATAGTAGCGACTGA